A window from Citrus sinensis cultivar Valencia sweet orange chromosome 5, DVS_A1.0, whole genome shotgun sequence encodes these proteins:
- the LOC127902598 gene encoding probable methyltransferase PMT25: MTELTKLMCWDLKAIKRDKLNAVGAAIFRKPTSNECYNKRPQNEPPLCADSDDANAAWNVPLQACMHKVPVDKSKRGSRWPLQWPLRLEKPPY, translated from the exons ATGACTGAGCTAACAAAGCTAATGTGCTGGGATCTGAAGGCAATTAAGAGGGACAAGTTGAATGCTGTTGGTGCGGCAAtctttagaaagccaacttcTAATGAGTGTTACAATAAAAGACCTCAAAATGAGCCTCCATTATGTGCAGACTCAGATGATGCTAATGCTGCCTG GAATGTACCACTTCAGGCATGCATGCATAAAGTACCGGTAGATAAATCAAAGCGTGGGTCTCGTTGGCCTTTGCAGTGGCCTCTAAGGTTAGAGAAACCTCCTTATTAG
- the LOC102620423 gene encoding histone H2AX, whose protein sequence is MSSTGGSTKGGRGKPKASKSVSRSHKAGLQFPVGRIARFLKAGKYAERVGAGAPVYLSAVLEYLAAEVLELAGNAARDNKKNRIVPRHIQLAVRNDEELSKLLGSVTIANGGVLPNIHQTLLPKKMGKGKGDIGSASQEF, encoded by the exons ATGAGTTCAACTGGAGGGTCAACGAAGGGCGGCAGGGGTAAGCCGAAGGCTTCGAAATCGGTCTCGCGGTCGCATAAGGCGGGCCTTCAGTTCCCGGTGGGCAGGATCGCTAGGTTTTTGAAGGCCGGAAAGTACGCTGAGCGAGTCGGCGCCGGAGCTCCTGTTTACCTCTCTGCCGTGCTTGAGTACCTCGCTGCTGag GTTCTGGAGCTTGCTGGCAATGCAGCAAGGGACAACAAGAAGAACCGTATAGTGCCAAGGCATATTCAGCTTGCAGTTCGAAATGATGAGGAATTGAGCAAGCTGCTGGGCTCGGTTACCATTGCCAATGGAGGTGTTTTACCCAACATTCACCAGACGCTGCTTCCCAAGAAGATGGGGAAAGGAAAGGGTGACATTGGTTCTGCTTCTCAAGAGTTCTAG